Genomic DNA from bacterium:
CGGCGCGGCCTGCCGCAAGTGTCCGCGTTCGTCCGCCTCGGCCCCGAAGCCTCGCAGTCGTTCGCCGCGCCGGCGAAGGCCGACGGCCGCCGGCGGCCGGTCAACCCCGCCGAGCCGATCCTCGCCGCGGTCGTCGAGTGGCGAGGCCGGCAGATCGGGTTCGTCGGCTACGTCCACGACGCGGCGCTGGCGAGCTGCCTCGGCGCCGCCAAGGAACGGCTGGAGATCGTCGCCCGCGAGGCGGCGCTGCCCGCCGCCAACGCCCTGCGCCACGCCGAGGCGCTCAACCTGGCCTACCGCGACCCGCTGACCAGCCTCTACAACCGGCGGGCCCTCATGGACTACCTCGAGCGGGAAGCGCAGCGCTCGAACCGCCACGGGCGGGCGCTGGCGCTGGTGATGCTCGACCTCGACGGCCTCAAGGAGGTCAACGACCGCTTCGGGCACCAGACGGGGGACGAGGCGATCCAGCGCTTGGGGCGCGTCCTCGAGCGGACCGTGCGGCGGGCGGATCTCGCCGCGCGCCTCGGCGGGGACGAGTTCGCGGTCCTCTGCCCGGACACGACGGCCGAGTCGGCGCGACGGGTCGGCGTGCGCGTGCAGAAGGCGCTCGCCGCCGACGACCTCCACGGGATGCGGCTCGGCGTGACCTTCGGCGCGGCCGACCTGCTGCAGGCCGACGGGCAGCCGAACCGGCTCGTCGAACTCGCCGACATGGACCTCTACGCGGGGAAGCGGCTGCGCGGCCGCTGCCGAATGGCCCCCGCGACGCCGCGCGAGCAGGAAATTCCGGCCCACTGACCGCCGTCTCTTCCCCGGAATCGTCCGTTTCCGCCCGCCGTCCCTTTAACAACGTGGTGCGCCCGTCCGGCGCGAACGGCATAATTCGGTCGCACACCCGAAGAGAGGCCGGCCGCGCGCGATGCAGGAAACGACCAAAGTCGTCTTGGTGGACGACCATCGTCTGGTCCGCGAGGCCCTCGCCTGCGCGCTCGGCCAGCGCCCGTGGATCCAGCTCCTCGGCGAGGCGGCGAACGGTCAGGAGGCGATCGACCGCGTCCCGGTCCTCGCCCCGAACGTCGTCGTGATGGACTTGGTGATGCCGGTCCTCGGCGGGATCGAAGCGACCCGCTGGCTCAAGGACAACTGCCCGCGGATCGAGATCGTCGTCCTGACCGGCCACCACAACGAGGCCTACCAGCGGCAGGCGTTCGAGGCCGGCGCGCGGGGCTACGTGCTCAAGGACAGCCCGCTGGAGCAACTTCTCGAGGCAATCCGGCACGCCGCGCGGGGCGACTTCTACCTCTCCGGGGCCGCCGGCCGGGACATGGTCGCCGAGTACGTCAAGCCGTGGGTGGCGCGGCAGAAGCCCGGCGGGGTGATCACGCAGCGGGAACGGGAGCTGGCGATGCTGATCGCCGACGGCTACTCCTCCAAGGAGGCGGCCTCGGTGCTCAACATCAGCGTCAAGACGGCCGACACGCACCGCGCCTCCCTGATGCGAAAGCTGGGCGCCCGGAACGTCGCCGACGTCGTCAAGTACTGCATCCGCAACGAGTTGATCCAGCCCTGAGGGCCGCCGCGTCGGCGTTTCTCCCCTCCCCGGATGGGGCTTTACCGACCATCATGTAGGTAATAATCCGCATAGCGGCGGGCGGTTCGCGTCTCCTAACATTTCCTCCGTTCCAGATGGCACTCACTTGCCACGACACTTTGGAGGGAATGGCATGAGCATGAACGATTACGTCGCGAAGGTGATGGCGGACCTGAAGGCGAAGAACGCGGCCGAGCCGGAGTTCCATCAGGCGGTCCACGAAGTGCTGGAGTCGCTCGCGCTCGTGCTCGAGCGCCACCCGGAGTACCGCGAAGCGAAGATCGTCGAGCGGATGGTGGAGCCGGAGCGCGTGCTGATGTTCCGCGTGCCGTGGCAGGACGATCAGGGCGCCTACCACATCAACCGCGGCTTCCGGATCGAGATGAACAGCGCGATCGGCCCCTACAAGGGCGGCCTCCGCTTCCACCCCTCGGTCAACCTCGGCATCCTGAAGTTCCTGGCCTTCGAGCAGGTGTTCAAGAACAGCCTGACGACCCTCCCGATGGGCGGCGGCAAGGGCGGTTCGGACTTCGACCCGAAGGGCAAGAGCGACAACGAAGTGATGCGGTTCTGCCAGAGCTTCATGACCGAGCTCTGCCGCCACATCGGTCCCGACACGGACGTCCCGGCCGGCGACATCGGCGTGGGCGGCCGCGAAATCGGCTTCCTGTTCGGCCAGTACAAGCGGATCCGCAACGAGTTCACCGGCGTCCTGACCGGCAAGGCCCTCAACTGGGGCGGCTCGCTGGTCCGCCCGGAAGCCACGGGCTACGGCAACGTCTACTTCGCCAAGGAAATGCTGGCGACCCGCAAGGAAACCTTCGAAGGCAAGACCTGCCTCGTGTCCGGGTCCGGCAACGTGGCCCAGTACACGGTCGAGAAGCTGATCCAGCTCGGCGGCAAGCCGGTGACGATGAGCGACTCGGGCGGCTTCATCTACGATCCGGAAGGGATCACCGCCGAGAAGCTGGCCTTCGTGATGCAGCTCAAGAACGTGAAGCGCGGCCGCATCAGCGAGTACGCCAACCAGTTCA
This window encodes:
- a CDS encoding GGDEF domain-containing protein, encoding MAGRIDRSAQRRCSEIGRPSRPEAARNELQPAFDTSVLFRRFAELLDLGELEDAIVAELRRGLPQVSAFVRLGPEASQSFAAPAKADGRRRPVNPAEPILAAVVEWRGRQIGFVGYVHDAALASCLGAAKERLEIVAREAALPAANALRHAEALNLAYRDPLTSLYNRRALMDYLEREAQRSNRHGRALALVMLDLDGLKEVNDRFGHQTGDEAIQRLGRVLERTVRRADLAARLGGDEFAVLCPDTTAESARRVGVRVQKALAADDLHGMRLGVTFGAADLLQADGQPNRLVELADMDLYAGKRLRGRCRMAPATPREQEIPAH
- a CDS encoding response regulator transcription factor; this encodes MQETTKVVLVDDHRLVREALACALGQRPWIQLLGEAANGQEAIDRVPVLAPNVVVMDLVMPVLGGIEATRWLKDNCPRIEIVVLTGHHNEAYQRQAFEAGARGYVLKDSPLEQLLEAIRHAARGDFYLSGAAGRDMVAEYVKPWVARQKPGGVITQRERELAMLIADGYSSKEAASVLNISVKTADTHRASLMRKLGARNVADVVKYCIRNELIQP
- the gdhA gene encoding NADP-specific glutamate dehydrogenase; protein product: MNDYVAKVMADLKAKNAAEPEFHQAVHEVLESLALVLERHPEYREAKIVERMVEPERVLMFRVPWQDDQGAYHINRGFRIEMNSAIGPYKGGLRFHPSVNLGILKFLAFEQVFKNSLTTLPMGGGKGGSDFDPKGKSDNEVMRFCQSFMTELCRHIGPDTDVPAGDIGVGGREIGFLFGQYKRIRNEFTGVLTGKALNWGGSLVRPEATGYGNVYFAKEMLATRKETFEGKTCLVSGSGNVAQYTVEKLIQLGGKPVTMSDSGGFIYDPEGITAEKLAFVMQLKNVKRGRISEYANQFKGAKYTPVDPKLDYNPLWTIPAQCAFPSATQNEINGKDAANLLKNGVYVVSEGANMPTTPDGQKLLVEHKILYGPAKAANAGGVATSGLEMSQNSMRLGWSREEVDQKLHSIMVNIHKNCFDTAERFGTPGNLLAGANIAGFLKVADAMMDQGLV